The genomic region TCAGTTGGGCCTGGAAACCAACAGACTACTGATTCAAGCAGCATCACCATTGCTTTCtccaaaagcaagaaaacccaGGAAGAAAACTAAGCAGCCAGAGAAGGTAACATGGGGGAAGAGAAGGGCAATTACTGAGGAGTAAAATAAGGGTGCGTGCATGCAATCAGGAAGGTAGGTTGCCTGTTTTATtacaaaagcaaagggaaaatgggTTTGCTGTAGTGTAATCTTTGACAagcatttctctcttcttttcttccagaaatgcTCTCGTTCAAGCCATCTCACTGTGCAGCCCCATTACAGATTGTGTCTGGGTGATGTTCCTTTCGTAGCTGGGAAGGTGAGCTAATTAATCCCAAACGTTAAGCTGCAGTTCCTTAAGAGGCTTTGCCTTGGTGCACTCCTGACACCCAGTGGTCAgatcatttaattttatttgactTTTCTTCCAGTTTGTCTTCAAAAAGACTGCTTAGTATCAGTAACTTGCTGAAGTGGCATTTCCAAAAAACAGATCCTGTCTATGCTTCTAGTCAAGCTATTCTTGTTAGTGCATATTAGTTCAAACAAAAGATACATTCTTGGCAGCAAATAAAACATGTTACTGTTTTTGAATGTTCTCTATTATTTTCAGTTAGATTCAagcctctcttttcctcccagtCTACCAGTCCCAGTCATTCTGTTGGTGCCAATGTGCAGCATGTCTTACACCTGATGAAGCAGCACACTAAAGCTTTGTGTAACAGTCGTGTGGTAAATGATACTCCACTAGCAAAACCCATCAGTACAGGCCATCCTgccagcaaaagcagaaagtcATCTCTGCCAAAGGAATCTTCTTCATCCCAGGAAGAGCTCTCGGAAGTGCTGCTGACTTTACAGGATGAATTTGGGCAGATGAGTTTGTGAGtttgtaatattttatattgcaGTCTATGAATGTAGATACTttacagtttttccttttattttaaagttggAAGGTTTTTCTTAGGAAGATTTGGGGAAGTCTCTGGCATGTAATCTCTTTGTTCTACTTGCTGCAAAGTCTGTCACTTATTTTTGCAGCTAAAATTACCTTTGACAAACAATCTGGACCTGTTTTTCAGTATCAGTATGCAGCAGTATCAAATTTATGAGGAGTCAGGAAGAAGTGTGGTAAACAGCTCCTGATTGCAGTGGGCAAATACTCCAATAAGGGACAGCTTTACTAGTGATTTTGCTTGTCCTGGTTAACAGAACAGGAATTATCCTACTGCACAGCTGCAGATGAGCAACACAGTAGTTGAATGAGTGCTGACATCATGTTCTCAAGGAGTATCTGGTAGTTTTGAATGTGTGAAGCTACCTGCCTTATTGAGCCTTAGGACTACAGGAGGGTGCCACCAGGATGTGCTACAGTATTAATGCTGCTAACCAGCAAAACTGCTTACTGGTTTGTTATGGGATGTTGAACATGTCTGGCTGCTGATGCTATGGCTTCCTAGAAGTGTTAATTCTGAACTGAGTGTACAAGCACTTGAAGCTAAGGGACCCTGATGCAAGTTTTGTTCTGTCTGAATTCCATGCTAGTGATCACCAGCAGCTGTCAAAGCTTGTCCAGGAAGCCCCAACCCTTGCACTGAGGGAAGATCTGGAGAGGGAACTTGAGGAATTGGTAGGGAAGATGGAAGCCAAGGCAGATCAGATCAGCAAAGTCCAGAGGCATCGGTTGCAGGTGAGTTACTTTTGACTACATTCATGCTTCTGTGGAGTTGTGGTCTTAAAAGATTTTTGTGTTGCAGCCTAATCTAACAATAATTGATTAAAGAAGTAACTACTTTAGAGCAGTAGTGCCTAGCTTTAGCTTTGATATCCCAAAGTAGTTGTTCATACCTCCAGCATTCTGTCACAGTGTGTCTGTTCACTCTGCGTCCTGTCCTGGGCAAAGCTTTCACATCTGTTCTGGTGTTGTATTTTACAATCCTCTTGTTCCCAAAATGGGGAAGAATTTGCCCACTGTGTGATAGCAAATCCCACAGCTGCTGAATTCTGTAGACACAGCATCAGGTGGCTGAGCAGTACACAAGCTGAAAGGTGTCATTCTGTTTCCTGACCCCCTGGTCTCACTGGGAGGTATTTTTGGTCAGATACCTGGTGTGTTCTGATCAGTCACACTCCCTCCTGGCGTGTGTCAGTTTCTGAGCCAGAGCAACTGCTTTGCATGAGGTCCCTGGTGAGCCAGCTGCACAGGTAGTGGTGGAAAGCCCTTGTGAAATGCTGCTCTTCACATTGAACTAACAGTAACCCGAACTGTACTTTGGGAGATGCCTACATTCCATGGGGCTTCCAGTGTTAAGCTGAATAAAAGAGTAGTAAATGAGGAGTAAACTACCTATTTATGTTTTGATTTGCATTTTATACAGTCctgtttcagtttaaaacaacttttaaaacGTTTTGGATAGTGTAGCCTGTTCATTCAAAGCTATAAACTCTTGGGTCTTATACACAAAGTATGTACTGAGAGCACTTCTGCTGCCATCCAGAATAAACACgtgaaatgttttcaaacagaAGCATTACTCACCTTTGATCTCTTTGGACCTTCAGAGGAACCATTGCAGAGAAACAGATGTGTAGTACTTCCCAGCAGAAATAATTCTGCACATACTGATGCTGCTGAATAGCTGTTGACAGAAGCTTTAGGAGTCACTGTTTAGGGAAATTGCTGCACTCTACCAACCAGGAGGAGTGAGGGGGAGTGTGGAATTTGGCCATTTTGCAGTTTGAGAGTATGAATGTGTCTGCACCTTAGACTGTCTGATTCTTCATTGAAGCTTATTCCAGCTCAGTCCTTGAtttgtggtgctgtgtgtggatACCAGCTCCTTGCCTCAGAAGAGTTTTGTAGTTctttaaaatagcaaaaataaattgctcTGTCAGTGTCCAGCTATTAAATCATTAGTATgtatgtagagaaaaaaaattgtgtgggggttgtttttttttttaatcatgggCTATTAACAGTGAAAAGTCCCCTTTTTGCCATATGTTAACTTTTCACTCATGATGGAGATATTTCCCCATAATAAACTTCTGAAGTTCTTAAAGAGAATGTAGTAGTTCAGACTGTAAGCTGAGCACAGCTCTAAAGATGCTAAAATAGCAATGGtgtggaaggaaaacaaatattatTCAGGGTGACTCAGGAGCATCCATTGGCTTAGTTGGGTGTGATGAGTGGTGGGATATTTCAGCTGTCTGAAGAACTGAAACAAGGTCACTGCCTAAAGCTTTCTTCGGTCTTCTCTTTCAGCTAGAGAGACTTAAGAGAGAATGCAAGTCCAAAAAGACTTCTGGTAAACAGATAAAAGACAGCAGGTTCCCTGTAAGTGAGGTTAAGGTAACAACTACAGTAACCACAAAAGGGAAGAATGCTGGGCCCATCAAAGTGAAacctggagagaagagtcgGAAGAATCTTCAGTTGTTGAGAGACATGCAGACCATACAGACTTCACTACAGAAAGATGATATCAGCTGGGACTACTGACTGTTCTGCAGGCCATGTTCTAGACACCATCCTGGTCAAAATTCCTCATGTTCTGGATATAAAGCCTTTCTTGCTATGTGAAAGAGACTACTGTATGCTAAGTGCACTTTTGAAATACGGGCCCTTAATTCTCCACCCCTGGGTTTGATTGTATATATTGTGGTCTAGTTGAAAACACATTCCATTTTCAGGGTACCCATCCACTGAGTGTGTAAGCAGAGCTCTCTACCAGTTCATTTCGCTATGGTTCCAGCAgtccctcccttttcctccagcaGATCAAGCACTGCACACTATGTGGgttggtgtgtgtgtgaaatgcCAGTGAGATTTCACACTGTTGTGGAGCTCAAGATGTGTCCTGCTGAGGACAGTGCTGTGACCCTAACTCTGCAGGGCTTGTGTCAGGTCTGTTCTGTGTGCTGCAGTTACTGAGAGTGTTTAAGGGAGAAGAGGTGCATCCTTTAAAAGATGTCCTATGGAGCTCTCCTCAAAAAGCTATCCtactttatgaaaaaaaactaTAGGATAGGGGATAACATCCCATCTCCTCATCCACAGCTTTGGGTGGTAAAGGAGTGAGATAAACCGCAAGTATTTTAAATTGCAAGTGCCTCAATCATGCCATTCAGCCCTGGCATCTTGCTTTTAACTTGAAATGTGTGCTTTGACTATGGTAGTGGTGCAGTTAATATTGCACTCTGACTTGCACAGCTGagtaaatgttatttattatgTTAATAATGTAAAGAATTTCCTATTAATGGAATTTATAGAAGACCCAAATTATCCATTTATACAGTTGAAAAACAATAAAGCTGGCTTGCCTGTTGAATGAATTCTGGGAAAGCTGCACTTCCTTGAAAAACTCCAGTGTTTGCTGCAGCACTCTGCCCCCTCCTGTGTGCTTTTTGTAGTGATGTGATGCCTCCCTGGTCCTGGAGGTGAATAGGAGCTGCAGGTATGGTGAGAGTAGGAGCTGTCAGCCCTTGTTCTCAGCTGCACAGGCTGGAAACTGCAGGCTGAACACTAGCAAAAGGCATTTGAGTTTGCATTATCTGAGGGTTCTCCACCCTGCTGGCTTCCTTGCATCACAGGCACAGAAGGTTTGTAGCTGTGAGGGGAGAAGTCAAAAGCTGTTAACCAGGGCTGGAGCCACCCCCTTAACTTCAGTTACATTAGAGACATGGGCCCCAGGCAGCTGGAGTAGCCACTTGGAGAGCAGTTCATTCCAGAGGGTCCTGCTGATCAGCAGCTGAAGCTACACTGGGTAATGCTGCTTGGGAAGCATCTCTGGGGATGAATCTATTGAAAGATGGGTTAACTACAATATGACCTCAGGCTGTCATAGATGAGCTGAAGCTGTAGCCCCTTTATGATGGAGATGGGAGTACTGTAGGCTCTGTAAGTGCTGCAGGCATGAGGGGCCCAAGTTGGAATGAAGCCTACTCTAGGGGTAAGAGTTTCAAGTAGAAGGCATTGAGTTGATCCCAAATTATGCCAGTGAATTTGGGCTTAACATGAGTTACATAGAAAAATGTGAATCCTCCTTTTACACAGAGGTTGCTGTGCTAATTCACTGTAAAGGGCAGAaatgggttttggtttttatttttgtgaaagcATTTTGTAATACTGAGCAGCTAAGCACTGTGTATGTAATAATATTGGTCTGTATAGGATTAAGAAACTTGTCCAaagctgaattttgtttttctgtcatcCTAAATTCCAGAGGTTGAACATTAGCATCTTGCAAGGCCATGCAAGACCATGTAAAAGAATAAGGAAGATTTGGATTTGACATACTAAATTTTCAATGCTATTTTATGCATGTTTGCATGTCCTACAAGTCTTTTGGACCACATAGTTGAAAATAAGAGCACAGAAGCTTTACCCATTTATCAATTTTTATTAGTGTTAAGGAAACCAAACAGCTTTcatcaagaaacaaaatatacaCACATAGTCAATTTGCTAATAGATAATAATGCTATGAACCATCTTGTGATTGTATGTAAGAGCAGACCTGCCCTTTAACCTTAAAGCAAATCCAAGTCCTTTAGAAGGTACTTTGTGCACTACTGAGCTGTAATGCCTCGGGCCACCCTATACATATGCAGTGATGCCATACAGCCTGTTACTCCTGTCAGAAGGTGGCTGTGACCCTCTCTGTCAGTACTGAGACAGattgcagcagagcagggggaagCTGCTGCTACTGCCTCGGCAGGAATGTGGCTTTTGAAAGGTGGTTTCTTATGTGTAAATGGGTGCACTCTTGTACCCTCTCAGAAAATCCTTCTCTGGGTGGTAGAGGCAGGAGTGAAGACACATGCTGAGGAGTGACCACAGAATGGGATCCAGTCTTAAAGGAGCAACACAGGAGTCCAGACCAAGCAGAGTCCCTCTTCTTAGCACGGAGATGAGAAGCAGCCTGGAGTAAAGATCCCTGCACACGTAACTTCCTTTGCTGTAAGCTGTCTTCTGCAACCCCACGCTGATCTGTTTGTAAGAGCAATGGCAACTGTGGTTTCACctcctgtggggttttttatgtccACTTCTGCAGTTagatttttgcattaaaatttaatttaaactttAGATTAGTCAGGCAACATTACTTTCAGTAGTATGCTATGAGGAAAAACACCTATGGCTCAGAAACTGGCTAAGCTGTTTGGTCTACTAGAATGACCTTAAATAGCAGTTGCAATGCAGGCAGAAAGGCTTCTTTGGTTGATAAGACAGTTGCTTCCATTATTgagcagaaaactgaaataccTTAAGTACACCACTATGATCCTGCACAGAAGCATCAAGATTACTTATCATGCTTACCCAAGCAAAATGAAATGACTGATCCTGGCAATTCACACAGGCCTTGTGGTATTCCTCTACCTTTCCCCTGATGAGTGTGAGGCACTGGAggacagaggagctgcagaaagcccAGGGGAGCCATGGTCTGCATCTCCCCTCAGAAATAAAGGTACTGAAGTTGCATCCTGGCACCCCCAATGTAAACTGTAACCAAGACTTCAAAGTTGCAGAGATGGGAGTAAACTTTGTAGTACACAGTTAAGTCACATCATGTAAGGTTGTTCCTCTACCCCTGTGTTTGATGGGTAGAAGCTGCCCCTTCTCTAAATAAGGCATCATTTACATGGCTTCCTATGATCTTAAGTGGAAGTGAAGGGGAAAGTGAGCCCAGGGTGATATGTCACAGGTGCTGGTTGTCACTGCTCCTCGCTAAGGATGGTGGCAAATGCTCCCTGTAACACTGCTGTGCAGACACTGATAGCAGGGGGGGTCATGACTTAGCAGCTGTATTTTAGGCTCTGATACAAAGTCAGTCAGagtcagtattttcttttcGCAAGAGGGAGATTTCTCCTCCATGGCACTAGTGCACACTCTAGTGCCCAGACTCTTTCTAAAGCCAAGTGATTTCCAGCACATAATTGAACAAAGAGCAAGCTCTGGCTTTGTTTTAGGTGGCAAGTGCAATTAGTTTGTATTTTAATCAAGCCACTGAGAAGGTTAAATGCATAGGGGGCCTTGTTTGTTCGTTTGGTTTTGCTTAAGCTTCCTCTAGTGCTACAGTACTAATAAATTACCCTGGAGAGACATAAATAAATAGGTTGGCATCTCCCAGACACCACGCTAGAAATCCAGAGGGTTTCAGAAAAGCCACCCTGATGGTCCCGGGAAGGCCCTGGGCAAGGCCAGTCCGTGTTACACAACTGTCTGTACAGGAGCCACGCACTGCGCGGGGGAGCCGGCGCGCTCCGAGGAGGAGGTGGAGCGGTTGGTGATTTCCCTCTGCAGTTCCTCCACtttcttctgcagctcagcccGCTTGGC from Heliangelus exortis chromosome 1, bHelExo1.hap1, whole genome shotgun sequence harbors:
- the CEP57 gene encoding centrosomal protein of 57 kDa, with the translated sequence MAAARGHQRSDDLHKTHNSASATDGLSATSFIEYPKHKPFINSDLVRSPWKPVIPYPESNSRAIFSALKNLQEKIHQLELERLQAEENVKHLSRETADYKKVLSEQMQHKEHDKTEVSKKNQELASQLAAAESRCSLLEKQLDYMRKMIQHAESEKSHLLEKQGSLERNRLLDHSHVQSKLEKLDMLEKEYSRLTTMQSIAEKKMKELEQKLQEEEHARKLVQEKAAELQLGLETNRLLIQAASPLLSPKARKPRKKTKQPEKKCSRSSHLTVQPHYRLCLGDVPFVAGKSTSPSHSVGANVQHVLHLMKQHTKALCNSRVVNDTPLAKPISTGHPASKSRKSSLPKESSSSQEELSEVLLTLQDEFGQMSFDHQQLSKLVQEAPTLALREDLERELEELVGKMEAKADQISKVQRHRLQLERLKRECKSKKTSGKQIKDSRFPVSEVKVTTTVTTKGKNAGPIKVKPGEKSRKNLQLLRDMQTIQTSLQKDDISWDY